The following are from one region of the Streptococcus sp. 1643 genome:
- a CDS encoding thymidine kinase — protein sequence MAQLYYRYGTMNSGKTIEILKVAYNYEEQGKGVVIMTSALDTRDGVGYVSSRIGMKRPALAIEDDTDIYGLIRDLEVKPYCVLVDEAQFLKRHHVYDLARVVDELDIPVMAFGLKNDFRNELFEGSKHLLLLADKIDEIKTICQYCKKKATMVLRTQDGVPVYDGEQIQIGGNETYISVCRKHYFAPEINKENKEK from the coding sequence ATGGCACAGTTGTATTATCGTTATGGGACTATGAACTCAGGTAAAACGATTGAGATTCTTAAGGTAGCCTATAACTATGAGGAGCAAGGAAAGGGAGTTGTGATTATGACTTCGGCTCTGGATACGCGTGACGGTGTTGGCTATGTGTCGAGTCGAATCGGCATGAAACGACCTGCACTTGCGATTGAAGATGATACAGATATCTATGGCTTAATCCGAGATTTGGAAGTCAAACCCTACTGTGTTTTGGTCGATGAGGCCCAGTTTCTCAAACGTCACCATGTTTACGACCTAGCTCGTGTTGTCGATGAGTTAGACATTCCTGTCATGGCATTCGGATTGAAGAATGACTTTCGCAATGAACTCTTCGAAGGTTCCAAACATCTCTTACTCTTAGCAGATAAGATTGACGAGATTAAGACTATTTGCCAGTATTGTAAGAAAAAGGCGACCATGGTTCTACGAACTCAAGATGGTGTGCCAGTCTATGATGGCGAACAAATCCAGATCGGTGGCAATGAAACCTATATCTCGGTTTGCCGTAAACATTATTTTGCCCCTGAAATCAATAAGGAGAATAAAGAAAAATGA